In Parasteatoda tepidariorum isolate YZ-2023 chromosome 2, CAS_Ptep_4.0, whole genome shotgun sequence, one DNA window encodes the following:
- the LOC107454067 gene encoding LOW QUALITY PROTEIN: zinc finger protein 208 (The sequence of the model RefSeq protein was modified relative to this genomic sequence to represent the inferred CDS: substituted 2 bases at 2 genomic stop codons), whose translation MGEMPYSCSICNKIFSRKSALTGHSRVHTGEKFYSCSMCNKSFSQKSALTAHFFLHTGEKKPYSCCTCNKSFSTRSNLIQHSRVHTGEKPYSCSICNRSFSLKGNLTQHNRVHTGEKPYSCSKCNKGFSSRAYLTLHSRVHTGEKPYSCSICNKSFSTKGNLTQHNRVHTGEKPYSCSICNKSFSQKGILTQHNRVHTGEKPYSCSTCNKKFSHKSSLTSHFFVHTGEEKSYSCSVCNKSFIGRFLLTEHSRVHTGEKPYSCSICYKRFSLKCNLTQHSRVHTGEKPYSCSKCNKRFSSRTYLTLHSRVHTGEKPYSCSMCNKSFIRRLLLTEHSRVHTGEKPYSCSICYKRFSLKGNLTLHSRVHTGEKPYSCSICNKSFSQKCILTQHNRVHTGEKPYSCSTCNKKFSQKSSLTSHFFVHTGEEKSYSCSVCNKSFMRRLLLTEHSRVHTGEKPYSCSKCNKRFSSRAHLTLHSRVHTGEKPYSCSICNKSFSQKGNLTQHNRVHTGEKPYSCSKCNKRFSSRAYLTLHSRVXXIEKPYSCSICNKSFSQKGILTQHNRVHIGEKPYSCSICNKSFSQKSALTSHFFVHTGEENSYSCSVCNKSFIGRFLLTEHNCVHTGEKPYSCSTCNKRFSSRAYLTLHSRVHTGEKPYSCCICYKRFSLKGNLTQHSRVHTGEKPYSCSKCNKRFSSRTYLTLHSRVHTGEKPYSCSICNKSFSQKGILTQHNRVHTGEKPYSCSTCNKKFSQKSSLTSHFFVHTGEEKSYSCSVCNKSFMRRLLLTEHSRVHTGEKPYSCSKCNKRFSSRAYLTLHSRVHTGEKPYSCSICNKSFSQKGILTQHNRVHTGEKPYSCSTCNKKFSQKSSLTSHFFVHTGEEKSYSCSVCNKSFIRRLLLTEHSRVHMGEKPYSCSICYKRFSLKGNLTQHSCVHTGEKSYSCSKCNKSFSSRAYLTLHSRVHISEKPYSCSICNRSFSRKDLLTQHSCVHTGE comes from the coding sequence ATGGGTGAGatgccttattcttgtagtatatgtaataagatttTCTCACGAAAAAGTGCACTGACTGGacacagtcgtgttcatacAGGTGAGAAGTTTTATTCATGTAGCATGTGCAATAAGAGTTTCTCACAAAAAAGTGCACTGACTGCAcacttttttcttcatactggtgagaagaaaccttattcttgttgtacatgtaataagagtttttcaactAGATCTAATTTAATTCAACATAGTCgcgttcatactggtgagaaaccttattcttgtagtatatgtaataggagtttttcattaaaaggtaATTTGACTCAACACaatcgtgttcatactggtgagaaaccttattcttgtagtaaaTGTAATAAGGGATTTTCAAGTAGAGCTTATTTGACGCTACATAGTCGAGTTCATAccggtgagaaaccttattcttgtagtatatgtaataagagtttttcaacaAAAGGTAATTTAACTCAACACaatcgtgttcatactggtgagaaaccttattcttgtagtatatgtaataagagtttttcacaaaaaggtATACTGACTCAACACaatcgtgttcatactggtgagaagccttattcttgtagtacaTGTAATAAGAAATTCTCACATAAAAGTTCACTGACTTCACACTTTtttgttcatactggtgaggagaaatcttattcttgtagtgtatgtaataagagttttataGGAAGATTTCTATTGACTGaacacagtcgtgttcatacaggtgagaagccttattcttgtagtatatgttataagagattttcattaaaatgtaatttgacTCAACatagtcgtgttcatactggtgagaaaccttattcttgtagtaaaTGTAATAAGAGATTTTCAAGTAGAACTTATTTGACGTTACATAGTCGAGTTCATAccggtgagaaaccttattcttgtagtatgtgtaataagagttttataCGGAGACTTCTATTGACTGaacacagtcgtgttcatacaggtgagaagccttattcttgtagtatatgttataagagattttcattaaaaggtAATTTGACGCTACATAGTCGAGTTCATAccggtgagaaaccttattcttgtagtatatgtaataagagtttttcacaaaaatgtatACTGACTCAACACaatcgtgttcatactggtgagaagccttattcttgtagtacaTGTAATAAGAAATTCTCACAGAAAAGTTCACTGACTTCACACTTTtttgttcatactggtgaggagaaatcttattcttgtagtgtatgtaataagagttttatgCGAAGACTTCTATTGACTGaacacagtcgtgttcatacgggtgagaagccttattcttgtagtaaaTGTAATAAGAGATTTTCAAGTAGAGCTCATTTGACGCTACATAGTCGAGTTCATAcgggtgagaaaccttattcttgtagtatatgtaataagagtttttcacaaaaaggtAATTTGACTCAACACaatcgtgttcatactggtgagaaaccttattcttgtagtaaaTGTAATAAGAGATTTTCAAGTAGAGCTTATTTGACGCTACATAGTCGAGTNTGATGAattgagaaaccttattcttgtagtatatgtaataagagtttttcacaaaaaggtATACTGACTCAACACAACCGTGTTCATAttggtgagaagccttattcatGTAGCATATGCAATAAGAGTTTCTCACAAAAAAGTGCACTGACTTCACACTTTTTCGTTCATACTGGTGAGGAGAATTcttattcttgtagtgtatgtaataagagttttataGGAAGATTTCTATTGACTGAACACAATTGTGTTCATAcgggtgagaagccttattcttgtagtacaTGTAATAAGAGATTTTCAAGTAGAGCTTATTTGACGCTACATAGTCGAGTTCATAccggtgagaaaccttattcttgttgTATATGTTATAagagattttcattaaaaggtAATTTGACTCAACatagtcgtgttcatactggtgagaaaccttattcttgtagtaaaTGTAATAAGAGATTTTCAAGTAGAACTTATTTGACGTTACATAGTCGAGTTCATAccggtgagaaaccttattcttgtagtatatgtaataagagtttttcacaaaaaggtATACTGACTCAACACaatcgtgttcatactggtgagaagccttattcttgtagtacaTGTAATAAGAAATTCTCACAAAAAAGTTCACTGACTTCACACTTTtttgttcatactggtgaggagaaatcttattcttgtagtgtatgtaataagagttttatgCGAAGACTTCTATTGACTGaacacagtcgtgttcatacgggtgagaagccttattcttgtagtaaaTGTAATAAGAGATTTTCAAGTAGAGCTTATTTGACGCTACATAGTCGAGTTCATAccggtgagaaaccttattcttgtagtatatgtaataagagtttttcacaaaaaggtATACTGACTCAACACaatcgtgttcatactggtgagaagccttattcttgtagtacaTGTAATAAGAAATTCTCACAAAAAAGTTCACTGACTTCACACTTTtttgttcatactggtgaggagaaatcttattcttgtagtgtatgtaataagagttttataCGAAGACTTCTATTGACTGaacacagtcgtgttcatatgggtgagaagccttattcttgtagtatatgttataagagattttcattaaaaggtAATTTGACTCAACATAGttgtgttcatactggtgagaaatcttattcttgtagtaaatgtaataagagtttttctaGTAGAGCTTATTTGACGTTACATAGTCGAGTTCATATcagtgagaaaccttattcttgtagtatatgtaataggAGTTTTTCACGAAAAGATCTACTGACTCAACATAGttgtgttcatactggtgaataa